From Tachysurus fulvidraco isolate hzauxx_2018 chromosome 10, HZAU_PFXX_2.0, whole genome shotgun sequence, one genomic window encodes:
- the atp8b4 gene encoding probable phospholipid-transporting ATPase IM isoform X3 — translation MAIWKKNIYIEEERHVRANDRDYNEKFSYADNHIKTAKYTFYTFLPINLFEQFQRFANAYFFVLLILQLIPEISSLSWFTTIVPLVLVLTITAVKDATDDYFRHKSDQQVNTRQSQVLINGKLQNEKWMNVRVGDIIKLENNQFVAADLLLLSSSEPYGLCYIETAELDGETNLKVRQALTVTSDLGADVAKLADFDGEVICEPPNNKLDRFTGTLYWKDNKYPLDNEKMLLRGCILRNTEWCFGLVIFAGLQTKLMQNCGRTKFKRTSIDKLMNTLVLWIFGFLICMGIILAIGNTIWEEKVGQNFWAYLLWDELLSSAVLSGFLTFWSYIIILNTVVPISLYVSVEVLRLGHSYFINWDRKMYYSSKDTPAEARTTTLNEELGQVEFIFSDKTGTLTQNIMVFNKCSINGKTYGDVYDEFGHKVDITEKTPYVDFSFNPLMDRKFRFYDSSLVEAIKLEEPLVQEFFRLLALCHTVMPEERNEGELVYQAQSPDEGALVTAARNFGFVFRARTPETITLYEMGQPVTYQLIAILDFNNVRKRMSVIVRNPRGHLKLYSKGADTIIFDRLDPSNEDLMYTTSEHLDEFAGEGLRTLALAYKDLDEDMFDEWMKKLLFASTVLENREERLGALYEEIEQGLMLLGATAIEDKLQEGVPETISCLTLANIKIWVLTGDKLETAMNIGYSCNMLRDDMNEVFIISGHTTLEVQQELRNAKERIMGPNKERFTGGQDEGKTDMYASDSVFEETIIAEYALIINGHSLAHALEADLEQILLEVACLCKTVICCRVTPLQKAQVVELVKRHKRAVTLAIGDGANDVSMIKTAHIGVGISGQEGMQAVLASDYSFAQFRYLQRLLLVHGRWSYHRMCNFLCYFFYKNFAFTLVHFWFGFLCGFSAQTVYDQWFITLFNIVYTSLPVLAMGLFDQDVNEHYSLRYPNLYQPGQLNLLFNKRKFFMCTIQGVYTSFVLFFIPYGAFLTAVRDDGSHISDQQSFAVTIATSLVIVVSVQIGLDTNYWTAVNHFFIGGSLAMYFAILFAMNSDGIFRIFPNQFPFVGAARNSLNEKSVWLVILLVTVVCIMPVVAIRFLRTDLQPTQTDKVRLLQQASRKQGPQEQNLRRVRRTSSRRSAYAFAHQQGYGELITSGKNMKVPTSATSAFPGSSPQRINSSSSWMENVAKKETDMNHKTTADETVYSGVTEHFRHGSKHSIETLYTI, via the exons ATGGCTATTTGgaagaagaacatttacattg aaGAGGAACGCCATGTTAGAGCCAATGACCGTGACTACAATGAGAAGTTCAGTTACGCT GACAATCACATCAAGACAGCAAAGTATACCTTCTATACCTTTCTACCTATTAACTTGTTTGAGCAGTTTCAACGGTTTGCCAACGCATACTTCTTTGTTCTGCTAATTCTACAG CTAATCCCCGAGATCTCCTCTCTGTCCTGGTTTACCACTATTGTGCCTTTGGTGTTGGTACTGACTATCACTGCTGTAAAAGATGCAACTGATGACTAT TTCCGCCATAAAAGTGATCAACAAGTCAACACACGCCAGTCTCAGGTACTCATCAATGGAAA GTTACAGAATGAGAAATGGATGAATGTTAGAGTTGGAGACATTATAAAACTTGAGAACAACCAGTTTGTTGCT GCTGATCTGCTCCTGCTCTCCAGCAGTGAACCCTATGGGCTGTGCTATATTGAGACAGCAGAGTTAGATGG AGAGACAAACCTGAAGGTGCGCCAAGCTTTGACTGTAACCTCAGACCTCGGAGCAGACGTTGCCAAGCTTGCAGATTTCGATG GAGAAGTTATATGTGAGCCTCCTAATAATAAACTGGACAGATTTACTGGGACTCTGTACTGGAAAGACAACAAGTATCCCCTGGACAATGAGAAAATGTTGCTGAGAGGGTGTATTCTAAGAAACACTGAGTGGTGTTTTGGCCTGGTCATCTTTGCTG GGCTCCAAACCAAACTGATGCAGAACTGTGGGAGGACAAAATTCAAAAGGACCAGCATTGACAAGCTGATGAACACTTTAGTACTGTGG ATCTTCGGATTTCTTATCTGTATGGGGATCATTCTGGCTATAGGGAACACCATCTGGGAGGAAAAAGTTGGGCAAAACTTCTGGGCATACCTTCTTTGGGATGAACTGCTAAGCAGTGCTGTCCTTTCTGGATTCCTCACTTTCTGGTCTTACATCATCATTCTCAACACTGTTGTTCCCATTTCTCTTTATGTTAG TGTTGAGGTGCTACGTCTAGGCCATAGTTATTTTATAAACTGGGACCGTAAGATGTACTACAGTTCTAAGGACACTCCGGCCGAAGCAAGAACCACCACCCTGAACGAGGAGCTGGGCCAAGTGGAGTTCATCTTCTCAGATAAAACAGGGACTCTCACTCAAAACATTATGGTTTTCAATAAATGTTCCATCAATGGCAAGACATATG gtgatgtataTGATGAGTTTGGACACAAAGTGGATATCACAGAG AAAACACCATATGTGGATTTCTCCTTCAACCCACTTATGGACAGGAAGTTTCGTTTCTATGACAGCAGCCTAGTGGAGGCCATTAAATTGGAGGAGCCCTTGGTGCAGGAATTTTTCAGGTTGCTAGCTCTGTGCCATACAGTTATGCCTGAAGAGAGAAATGAAG GGGAACTGGTCTATCAGGCTCAATCACCAGATGAAGGAGCTTTGGTTACTGCAGCCCGCAATTTCGGATTTGTATTTCGAGCCAGAACACCAGAAACCATTACCTTGTATGAGATGGGACAACCTGTCACCTACCAGCTTATAGCTATATTGGATTTTAACAATGTCCGGAAGAGAATGAGTGTTATTG TGAGAAATCCAAGGGGGCATTTGAAGCTTTACTCTAAAGGAGCTGACACAATCATTTTTGACAGGCTAGACCCATCCAATGAGGACCTTATGTACACTACCTCAGAACACCTTGAT GAGTTTGCTGGTGAAGGTTTGAGGACGTTAGCTCTGGCCTATAAGGATTTAGATGAGGACATGTTTGATGAGTGGATGAAGAAGCTGCTATTTGCCAGCACAGTactggagaacagagaagagagacTTGGGGCTCTCTATGAGGAGATAGAACAGGGACTTATG cttcTTGGAGCTACAGCCATTGAAGATAAATTACAAGAAGGAGTGCCTGAAACTATTAGCTGCTTGACCCTGGCCAATATTAAGATCTGGGTTCTCACTGGGGACAAACTAG agACAGCAATGAATATTGGCTACTCCTGTAACATGTTGAGAGATGACATGAACGAGGTGTTCATAATCTCAGGTCACACCACGCTGGAGGTTCAGCAGGAGCTTAG AAATGCCAAAGAAAGAATTATGGGTCCTAACAAAGAGAGGTTCACCGGTGGCCAGGATGAGGGAAAGACTGATATGTATGCCAGTGACTCTGTGTTTGAGGAAACCATTATTGCAGAATATGCACTTATCATTAATGGACACAGCTTG GCCCATGCACTGGAGGCAGACCTGGAGCAGATCCTGTTGGAAGTGGCCTGCTTATGTAAGACTGTGATCTGCTGTAGGGTAACTCCTCTACAGAAAGCTCAGGTGGTGGAGCTGGTCAAGAGGCATAAAAGAGCTGTTACCTTGGCCATCGGGGACGGAGCTAATGATGTCAGCATGATCAAGA CGGCCCACATTGGTGTGGGTATCAGTGGGCAGGAGGGCATGCAGGCTGTTCTGGCCTCAGACTACTCATTTGCCCAGTTTCGCTACCTGCAGCGCCTCCTGCTGGTCCATGGCCGTTGGTCCTACCACCGCATGTGTAACTTCCTCTGCTACTTCTTCTACAAGAACTTTGCTTTCACACTGGTGCATTTCTGGTTTGGGTTTCTGTGTGGCTTCTCTGCTCAG ACTGTATATGACCAGTGGTTCATCACCCTGTTCAACATAGTCTACACATCTTTGCCTGTTCTTGCCATGGGCTTGTTTGACCAG GATGTGAATGAGCATTACAGTCTGCGCTACCCTAACTTGTACCAACCTGGGCAGCTCAATCTCTTGTTCAACAAGCGAAAGTTCTTCATGTGCACCATCCAGGGCGTGTACACTTCATTCGTCCTCTTCTTTATCCCCTATGGGGCTTTCCTGACTGCTGTGCGAGATGACGGCTCCCATATATCTGATCAGCAATCCTTTGCCGTTACTATAGCAACCTCACTGGTCATCGTGGTTAGCGTCCAG ATTGGTCTTGACACAAACTACTGGACTGCTGTGAACCACTTCTTTATAGGGGGTAGTCTAGCCATGTATTTCGCTATACTGTTTGCAATGAACAGCGATGGCATCTTCAGAATATTTCCAAACCAGTTTCCATTTGTAG gcGCAGCACGAAACTCCTTGAATGAAAAAAGTGTTTGGCTTGTGATTCTCCTTGTAACAGTGGTGTGTATAATGCCGGTTGTGGCTATACGATTTCTCAGGACAGACCTTCAACCTACACAAACTGACAAA GTACGTTTGCTCCAGCAGGCCAGCAGGAAGCAGGGGCCTCAGGAGCAGAACCTGAGACGAGTGCGCAGGACAAGTTCCCGCCGATCAGCCTACGCCTTTGCCCACCAGCAGGGATATGGGGAGCTCATTACCTCTGGCAAGAATATGAAGGTCCCCACTTCTGCTACTTCAGCTTTCCCTGGCTCATCTCCACAGAGAATCAATAGCAGTTCCAGTTGGATGGAGAACGTAGCGAAAAAGGAAACGGACATGAACCATAAAACAACTGCAGATGAGACTGTGTATTCTGGAGTTACAGAGCACTTCAGACATGGAAGCAAGCACAGTATAGAGACACTGTACACAATCTGA
- the atp8b4 gene encoding phospholipid-transporting ATPase ID isoform X2: protein MAERWLWTLVPWRGGWNLRSKEHGQEEERHVRANDRDYNEKFSYADNHIKTAKYTFYTFLPINLFEQFQRFANAYFFVLLILQLIPEISSLSWFTTIVPLVLVLTITAVKDATDDYFRHKSDQQVNTRQSQVLINGKLQNEKWMNVRVGDIIKLENNQFVAADLLLLSSSEPYGLCYIETAELDGETNLKVRQALTVTSDLGADVAKLADFDGEVICEPPNNKLDRFTGTLYWKDNKYPLDNEKMLLRGCILRNTEWCFGLVIFAGLQTKLMQNCGRTKFKRTSIDKLMNTLVLWIFGFLICMGIILAIGNTIWEEKVGQNFWAYLLWDELLSSAVLSGFLTFWSYIIILNTVVPISLYVSVEVLRLGHSYFINWDRKMYYSSKDTPAEARTTTLNEELGQVEFIFSDKTGTLTQNIMVFNKCSINGKTYGDVYDEFGHKVDITEKTPYVDFSFNPLMDRKFRFYDSSLVEAIKLEEPLVQEFFRLLALCHTVMPEERNEGELVYQAQSPDEGALVTAARNFGFVFRARTPETITLYEMGQPVTYQLIAILDFNNVRKRMSVIVRNPRGHLKLYSKGADTIIFDRLDPSNEDLMYTTSEHLDEFAGEGLRTLALAYKDLDEDMFDEWMKKLLFASTVLENREERLGALYEEIEQGLMLLGATAIEDKLQEGVPETISCLTLANIKIWVLTGDKLETAMNIGYSCNMLRDDMNEVFIISGHTTLEVQQELRNAKERIMGPNKERFTGGQDEGKTDMYASDSVFEETIIAEYALIINGHSLAHALEADLEQILLEVACLCKTVICCRVTPLQKAQVVELVKRHKRAVTLAIGDGANDVSMIKTAHIGVGISGQEGMQAVLASDYSFAQFRYLQRLLLVHGRWSYHRMCNFLCYFFYKNFAFTLVHFWFGFLCGFSAQTVYDQWFITLFNIVYTSLPVLAMGLFDQDVNEHYSLRYPNLYQPGQLNLLFNKRKFFMCTIQGVYTSFVLFFIPYGAFLTAVRDDGSHISDQQSFAVTIATSLVIVVSVQIGLDTNYWTAVNHFFIGGSLAMYFAILFAMNSDGIFRIFPNQFPFVGAARNSLNEKSVWLVILLVTVVCIMPVVAIRFLRTDLQPTQTDKVRLLQQASRKQGPQEQNLRRVRRTSSRRSAYAFAHQQGYGELITSGKNMKVPTSATSAFPGSSPQRINSSSSWMENVAKKETDMNHKTTADETVYSGVTEHFRHGSKHSIETLYTI from the exons ATGGCAGAGAGATGGCTGTGGACCTTAGTGCCATGGAGAGGAGGCTGGAACCTGCGCTCCAAAGAGCATGGACAAG aaGAGGAACGCCATGTTAGAGCCAATGACCGTGACTACAATGAGAAGTTCAGTTACGCT GACAATCACATCAAGACAGCAAAGTATACCTTCTATACCTTTCTACCTATTAACTTGTTTGAGCAGTTTCAACGGTTTGCCAACGCATACTTCTTTGTTCTGCTAATTCTACAG CTAATCCCCGAGATCTCCTCTCTGTCCTGGTTTACCACTATTGTGCCTTTGGTGTTGGTACTGACTATCACTGCTGTAAAAGATGCAACTGATGACTAT TTCCGCCATAAAAGTGATCAACAAGTCAACACACGCCAGTCTCAGGTACTCATCAATGGAAA GTTACAGAATGAGAAATGGATGAATGTTAGAGTTGGAGACATTATAAAACTTGAGAACAACCAGTTTGTTGCT GCTGATCTGCTCCTGCTCTCCAGCAGTGAACCCTATGGGCTGTGCTATATTGAGACAGCAGAGTTAGATGG AGAGACAAACCTGAAGGTGCGCCAAGCTTTGACTGTAACCTCAGACCTCGGAGCAGACGTTGCCAAGCTTGCAGATTTCGATG GAGAAGTTATATGTGAGCCTCCTAATAATAAACTGGACAGATTTACTGGGACTCTGTACTGGAAAGACAACAAGTATCCCCTGGACAATGAGAAAATGTTGCTGAGAGGGTGTATTCTAAGAAACACTGAGTGGTGTTTTGGCCTGGTCATCTTTGCTG GGCTCCAAACCAAACTGATGCAGAACTGTGGGAGGACAAAATTCAAAAGGACCAGCATTGACAAGCTGATGAACACTTTAGTACTGTGG ATCTTCGGATTTCTTATCTGTATGGGGATCATTCTGGCTATAGGGAACACCATCTGGGAGGAAAAAGTTGGGCAAAACTTCTGGGCATACCTTCTTTGGGATGAACTGCTAAGCAGTGCTGTCCTTTCTGGATTCCTCACTTTCTGGTCTTACATCATCATTCTCAACACTGTTGTTCCCATTTCTCTTTATGTTAG TGTTGAGGTGCTACGTCTAGGCCATAGTTATTTTATAAACTGGGACCGTAAGATGTACTACAGTTCTAAGGACACTCCGGCCGAAGCAAGAACCACCACCCTGAACGAGGAGCTGGGCCAAGTGGAGTTCATCTTCTCAGATAAAACAGGGACTCTCACTCAAAACATTATGGTTTTCAATAAATGTTCCATCAATGGCAAGACATATG gtgatgtataTGATGAGTTTGGACACAAAGTGGATATCACAGAG AAAACACCATATGTGGATTTCTCCTTCAACCCACTTATGGACAGGAAGTTTCGTTTCTATGACAGCAGCCTAGTGGAGGCCATTAAATTGGAGGAGCCCTTGGTGCAGGAATTTTTCAGGTTGCTAGCTCTGTGCCATACAGTTATGCCTGAAGAGAGAAATGAAG GGGAACTGGTCTATCAGGCTCAATCACCAGATGAAGGAGCTTTGGTTACTGCAGCCCGCAATTTCGGATTTGTATTTCGAGCCAGAACACCAGAAACCATTACCTTGTATGAGATGGGACAACCTGTCACCTACCAGCTTATAGCTATATTGGATTTTAACAATGTCCGGAAGAGAATGAGTGTTATTG TGAGAAATCCAAGGGGGCATTTGAAGCTTTACTCTAAAGGAGCTGACACAATCATTTTTGACAGGCTAGACCCATCCAATGAGGACCTTATGTACACTACCTCAGAACACCTTGAT GAGTTTGCTGGTGAAGGTTTGAGGACGTTAGCTCTGGCCTATAAGGATTTAGATGAGGACATGTTTGATGAGTGGATGAAGAAGCTGCTATTTGCCAGCACAGTactggagaacagagaagagagacTTGGGGCTCTCTATGAGGAGATAGAACAGGGACTTATG cttcTTGGAGCTACAGCCATTGAAGATAAATTACAAGAAGGAGTGCCTGAAACTATTAGCTGCTTGACCCTGGCCAATATTAAGATCTGGGTTCTCACTGGGGACAAACTAG agACAGCAATGAATATTGGCTACTCCTGTAACATGTTGAGAGATGACATGAACGAGGTGTTCATAATCTCAGGTCACACCACGCTGGAGGTTCAGCAGGAGCTTAG AAATGCCAAAGAAAGAATTATGGGTCCTAACAAAGAGAGGTTCACCGGTGGCCAGGATGAGGGAAAGACTGATATGTATGCCAGTGACTCTGTGTTTGAGGAAACCATTATTGCAGAATATGCACTTATCATTAATGGACACAGCTTG GCCCATGCACTGGAGGCAGACCTGGAGCAGATCCTGTTGGAAGTGGCCTGCTTATGTAAGACTGTGATCTGCTGTAGGGTAACTCCTCTACAGAAAGCTCAGGTGGTGGAGCTGGTCAAGAGGCATAAAAGAGCTGTTACCTTGGCCATCGGGGACGGAGCTAATGATGTCAGCATGATCAAGA CGGCCCACATTGGTGTGGGTATCAGTGGGCAGGAGGGCATGCAGGCTGTTCTGGCCTCAGACTACTCATTTGCCCAGTTTCGCTACCTGCAGCGCCTCCTGCTGGTCCATGGCCGTTGGTCCTACCACCGCATGTGTAACTTCCTCTGCTACTTCTTCTACAAGAACTTTGCTTTCACACTGGTGCATTTCTGGTTTGGGTTTCTGTGTGGCTTCTCTGCTCAG ACTGTATATGACCAGTGGTTCATCACCCTGTTCAACATAGTCTACACATCTTTGCCTGTTCTTGCCATGGGCTTGTTTGACCAG GATGTGAATGAGCATTACAGTCTGCGCTACCCTAACTTGTACCAACCTGGGCAGCTCAATCTCTTGTTCAACAAGCGAAAGTTCTTCATGTGCACCATCCAGGGCGTGTACACTTCATTCGTCCTCTTCTTTATCCCCTATGGGGCTTTCCTGACTGCTGTGCGAGATGACGGCTCCCATATATCTGATCAGCAATCCTTTGCCGTTACTATAGCAACCTCACTGGTCATCGTGGTTAGCGTCCAG ATTGGTCTTGACACAAACTACTGGACTGCTGTGAACCACTTCTTTATAGGGGGTAGTCTAGCCATGTATTTCGCTATACTGTTTGCAATGAACAGCGATGGCATCTTCAGAATATTTCCAAACCAGTTTCCATTTGTAG gcGCAGCACGAAACTCCTTGAATGAAAAAAGTGTTTGGCTTGTGATTCTCCTTGTAACAGTGGTGTGTATAATGCCGGTTGTGGCTATACGATTTCTCAGGACAGACCTTCAACCTACACAAACTGACAAA GTACGTTTGCTCCAGCAGGCCAGCAGGAAGCAGGGGCCTCAGGAGCAGAACCTGAGACGAGTGCGCAGGACAAGTTCCCGCCGATCAGCCTACGCCTTTGCCCACCAGCAGGGATATGGGGAGCTCATTACCTCTGGCAAGAATATGAAGGTCCCCACTTCTGCTACTTCAGCTTTCCCTGGCTCATCTCCACAGAGAATCAATAGCAGTTCCAGTTGGATGGAGAACGTAGCGAAAAAGGAAACGGACATGAACCATAAAACAACTGCAGATGAGACTGTGTATTCTGGAGTTACAGAGCACTTCAGACATGGAAGCAAGCACAGTATAGAGACACTGTACACAATCTGA
- the atp8b4 gene encoding probable phospholipid-transporting ATPase IM isoform X1 yields the protein MCSLLHTYYLEAIWRPLLWMWMTEMDIKVKPAEEERHVRANDRDYNEKFSYADNHIKTAKYTFYTFLPINLFEQFQRFANAYFFVLLILQLIPEISSLSWFTTIVPLVLVLTITAVKDATDDYFRHKSDQQVNTRQSQVLINGKLQNEKWMNVRVGDIIKLENNQFVAADLLLLSSSEPYGLCYIETAELDGETNLKVRQALTVTSDLGADVAKLADFDGEVICEPPNNKLDRFTGTLYWKDNKYPLDNEKMLLRGCILRNTEWCFGLVIFAGLQTKLMQNCGRTKFKRTSIDKLMNTLVLWIFGFLICMGIILAIGNTIWEEKVGQNFWAYLLWDELLSSAVLSGFLTFWSYIIILNTVVPISLYVSVEVLRLGHSYFINWDRKMYYSSKDTPAEARTTTLNEELGQVEFIFSDKTGTLTQNIMVFNKCSINGKTYGDVYDEFGHKVDITEKTPYVDFSFNPLMDRKFRFYDSSLVEAIKLEEPLVQEFFRLLALCHTVMPEERNEGELVYQAQSPDEGALVTAARNFGFVFRARTPETITLYEMGQPVTYQLIAILDFNNVRKRMSVIVRNPRGHLKLYSKGADTIIFDRLDPSNEDLMYTTSEHLDEFAGEGLRTLALAYKDLDEDMFDEWMKKLLFASTVLENREERLGALYEEIEQGLMLLGATAIEDKLQEGVPETISCLTLANIKIWVLTGDKLETAMNIGYSCNMLRDDMNEVFIISGHTTLEVQQELRNAKERIMGPNKERFTGGQDEGKTDMYASDSVFEETIIAEYALIINGHSLAHALEADLEQILLEVACLCKTVICCRVTPLQKAQVVELVKRHKRAVTLAIGDGANDVSMIKTAHIGVGISGQEGMQAVLASDYSFAQFRYLQRLLLVHGRWSYHRMCNFLCYFFYKNFAFTLVHFWFGFLCGFSAQTVYDQWFITLFNIVYTSLPVLAMGLFDQDVNEHYSLRYPNLYQPGQLNLLFNKRKFFMCTIQGVYTSFVLFFIPYGAFLTAVRDDGSHISDQQSFAVTIATSLVIVVSVQIGLDTNYWTAVNHFFIGGSLAMYFAILFAMNSDGIFRIFPNQFPFVGAARNSLNEKSVWLVILLVTVVCIMPVVAIRFLRTDLQPTQTDKVRLLQQASRKQGPQEQNLRRVRRTSSRRSAYAFAHQQGYGELITSGKNMKVPTSATSAFPGSSPQRINSSSSWMENVAKKETDMNHKTTADETVYSGVTEHFRHGSKHSIETLYTI from the exons ATGTGttcacttttacacacatatTACCTTGAGGCTATTTGGAGGCCATTGTTGTGGATGTGGATGACAGAAATGGACATAAAGGTCAAACCTGCAG aaGAGGAACGCCATGTTAGAGCCAATGACCGTGACTACAATGAGAAGTTCAGTTACGCT GACAATCACATCAAGACAGCAAAGTATACCTTCTATACCTTTCTACCTATTAACTTGTTTGAGCAGTTTCAACGGTTTGCCAACGCATACTTCTTTGTTCTGCTAATTCTACAG CTAATCCCCGAGATCTCCTCTCTGTCCTGGTTTACCACTATTGTGCCTTTGGTGTTGGTACTGACTATCACTGCTGTAAAAGATGCAACTGATGACTAT TTCCGCCATAAAAGTGATCAACAAGTCAACACACGCCAGTCTCAGGTACTCATCAATGGAAA GTTACAGAATGAGAAATGGATGAATGTTAGAGTTGGAGACATTATAAAACTTGAGAACAACCAGTTTGTTGCT GCTGATCTGCTCCTGCTCTCCAGCAGTGAACCCTATGGGCTGTGCTATATTGAGACAGCAGAGTTAGATGG AGAGACAAACCTGAAGGTGCGCCAAGCTTTGACTGTAACCTCAGACCTCGGAGCAGACGTTGCCAAGCTTGCAGATTTCGATG GAGAAGTTATATGTGAGCCTCCTAATAATAAACTGGACAGATTTACTGGGACTCTGTACTGGAAAGACAACAAGTATCCCCTGGACAATGAGAAAATGTTGCTGAGAGGGTGTATTCTAAGAAACACTGAGTGGTGTTTTGGCCTGGTCATCTTTGCTG GGCTCCAAACCAAACTGATGCAGAACTGTGGGAGGACAAAATTCAAAAGGACCAGCATTGACAAGCTGATGAACACTTTAGTACTGTGG ATCTTCGGATTTCTTATCTGTATGGGGATCATTCTGGCTATAGGGAACACCATCTGGGAGGAAAAAGTTGGGCAAAACTTCTGGGCATACCTTCTTTGGGATGAACTGCTAAGCAGTGCTGTCCTTTCTGGATTCCTCACTTTCTGGTCTTACATCATCATTCTCAACACTGTTGTTCCCATTTCTCTTTATGTTAG TGTTGAGGTGCTACGTCTAGGCCATAGTTATTTTATAAACTGGGACCGTAAGATGTACTACAGTTCTAAGGACACTCCGGCCGAAGCAAGAACCACCACCCTGAACGAGGAGCTGGGCCAAGTGGAGTTCATCTTCTCAGATAAAACAGGGACTCTCACTCAAAACATTATGGTTTTCAATAAATGTTCCATCAATGGCAAGACATATG gtgatgtataTGATGAGTTTGGACACAAAGTGGATATCACAGAG AAAACACCATATGTGGATTTCTCCTTCAACCCACTTATGGACAGGAAGTTTCGTTTCTATGACAGCAGCCTAGTGGAGGCCATTAAATTGGAGGAGCCCTTGGTGCAGGAATTTTTCAGGTTGCTAGCTCTGTGCCATACAGTTATGCCTGAAGAGAGAAATGAAG GGGAACTGGTCTATCAGGCTCAATCACCAGATGAAGGAGCTTTGGTTACTGCAGCCCGCAATTTCGGATTTGTATTTCGAGCCAGAACACCAGAAACCATTACCTTGTATGAGATGGGACAACCTGTCACCTACCAGCTTATAGCTATATTGGATTTTAACAATGTCCGGAAGAGAATGAGTGTTATTG TGAGAAATCCAAGGGGGCATTTGAAGCTTTACTCTAAAGGAGCTGACACAATCATTTTTGACAGGCTAGACCCATCCAATGAGGACCTTATGTACACTACCTCAGAACACCTTGAT GAGTTTGCTGGTGAAGGTTTGAGGACGTTAGCTCTGGCCTATAAGGATTTAGATGAGGACATGTTTGATGAGTGGATGAAGAAGCTGCTATTTGCCAGCACAGTactggagaacagagaagagagacTTGGGGCTCTCTATGAGGAGATAGAACAGGGACTTATG cttcTTGGAGCTACAGCCATTGAAGATAAATTACAAGAAGGAGTGCCTGAAACTATTAGCTGCTTGACCCTGGCCAATATTAAGATCTGGGTTCTCACTGGGGACAAACTAG agACAGCAATGAATATTGGCTACTCCTGTAACATGTTGAGAGATGACATGAACGAGGTGTTCATAATCTCAGGTCACACCACGCTGGAGGTTCAGCAGGAGCTTAG AAATGCCAAAGAAAGAATTATGGGTCCTAACAAAGAGAGGTTCACCGGTGGCCAGGATGAGGGAAAGACTGATATGTATGCCAGTGACTCTGTGTTTGAGGAAACCATTATTGCAGAATATGCACTTATCATTAATGGACACAGCTTG GCCCATGCACTGGAGGCAGACCTGGAGCAGATCCTGTTGGAAGTGGCCTGCTTATGTAAGACTGTGATCTGCTGTAGGGTAACTCCTCTACAGAAAGCTCAGGTGGTGGAGCTGGTCAAGAGGCATAAAAGAGCTGTTACCTTGGCCATCGGGGACGGAGCTAATGATGTCAGCATGATCAAGA CGGCCCACATTGGTGTGGGTATCAGTGGGCAGGAGGGCATGCAGGCTGTTCTGGCCTCAGACTACTCATTTGCCCAGTTTCGCTACCTGCAGCGCCTCCTGCTGGTCCATGGCCGTTGGTCCTACCACCGCATGTGTAACTTCCTCTGCTACTTCTTCTACAAGAACTTTGCTTTCACACTGGTGCATTTCTGGTTTGGGTTTCTGTGTGGCTTCTCTGCTCAG ACTGTATATGACCAGTGGTTCATCACCCTGTTCAACATAGTCTACACATCTTTGCCTGTTCTTGCCATGGGCTTGTTTGACCAG GATGTGAATGAGCATTACAGTCTGCGCTACCCTAACTTGTACCAACCTGGGCAGCTCAATCTCTTGTTCAACAAGCGAAAGTTCTTCATGTGCACCATCCAGGGCGTGTACACTTCATTCGTCCTCTTCTTTATCCCCTATGGGGCTTTCCTGACTGCTGTGCGAGATGACGGCTCCCATATATCTGATCAGCAATCCTTTGCCGTTACTATAGCAACCTCACTGGTCATCGTGGTTAGCGTCCAG ATTGGTCTTGACACAAACTACTGGACTGCTGTGAACCACTTCTTTATAGGGGGTAGTCTAGCCATGTATTTCGCTATACTGTTTGCAATGAACAGCGATGGCATCTTCAGAATATTTCCAAACCAGTTTCCATTTGTAG gcGCAGCACGAAACTCCTTGAATGAAAAAAGTGTTTGGCTTGTGATTCTCCTTGTAACAGTGGTGTGTATAATGCCGGTTGTGGCTATACGATTTCTCAGGACAGACCTTCAACCTACACAAACTGACAAA GTACGTTTGCTCCAGCAGGCCAGCAGGAAGCAGGGGCCTCAGGAGCAGAACCTGAGACGAGTGCGCAGGACAAGTTCCCGCCGATCAGCCTACGCCTTTGCCCACCAGCAGGGATATGGGGAGCTCATTACCTCTGGCAAGAATATGAAGGTCCCCACTTCTGCTACTTCAGCTTTCCCTGGCTCATCTCCACAGAGAATCAATAGCAGTTCCAGTTGGATGGAGAACGTAGCGAAAAAGGAAACGGACATGAACCATAAAACAACTGCAGATGAGACTGTGTATTCTGGAGTTACAGAGCACTTCAGACATGGAAGCAAGCACAGTATAGAGACACTGTACACAATCTGA